In Desulforhopalus sp., the genomic stretch CTGGCGTTTCGGTGATGTATTCAACCTCTTCCATAGCCAGTGGTTTTGGTAAACCGGATGCTACGTAATTTGAATCGGTGTTGAAATCACCGGCGAGTTGAGCGACCTCAGTGATTGCGCGGATGAGTGCCTTTTCCGGATTAGGGGTTGTGCCAGCGGTATAAACGATCTCACTTTTCCCTGGGAATGTCGACCTGTCGATAGCAAGGGCCCCAACAGTACAGATGCCGGTGTCAAGACTAAAATCATTCAGATACAACTCGATACTGTGTTTCTTGAATTTTTCCAGAAGTTCCCGAGCAATTTCGTCTTTAACAGATTCAGTATCAATACGAGGAGTTACGATTTTCCGGTTGTTTATAAGAGAACAAACGTGTCGTTCGACGATCTCGCAGATTCCTTGCATTGCCGCCTCTTCAATGGTGTTACCGGCGGAAGGGCCATTGAATTCGTTAATGGCGAAGAACCATGAAAAAGGAATGAGAACATCCTCTCCTCTGGTGATATTTGTTCCCCAAGCCCATTGCATAGGGATGTCTTCCAAAAGTTGCTGGAGCATATCAAGGCTGGTGTGATTGTCATGGACGGAGGCCAGAAGGTACTCCATACCGAGTACCGGATATCCAGCTTTAACCATTGCTTTATAGTCGCCCCTGAGAAAGTTACCTTGATTGCTCTTAAAGGAAAAAAATGAGAATCTTTCGGCAAGTTCCATACAGGCAGAGGCTTCTGCTTGGATGGGAGAAGCCCCCTTTCCCATTTGCTTTTTTGTACCGGTGAGGGCCTTTGCATCCTCACCGCATACACTGAAATATACCGGAATATCCAAACGACCATTATCTATCCTTTTTACTTCGCTAAGAATATTAATGTCGAGCGAGGCTACTCTCGCATAGAAATACTTTAATGTTTCCTCAGGGGTAATAGCCTTATCTTGATCAATAGTAAATTTCTTTAAACAATCTTTAAATTGGACGGATTTCATTTTCATAAAAATTATTTGAGGGTTGATGCGTGAGGTTTAATCATATCGCTTAAATTATTACCAAGAGCGATATGTGCAAATGTAAAATATCAAAAACCAATGATCACTGACTGCTCATTTCAGAGTGCACTATTATAAGGTAGTTTACGCCAATATCAATGAATGCAGGAGTGCATTAACGATTTAATGGAAACGAGCAAAGGCGGATTGGAGCGCGGTATATCTTCAGGTTGCGCTTACAGGCTAAAGATTAGGTTGTTCGAGTATCTCGAATTCTTCAAGGATTTTCAGAATTCTTTTTTTATACTTGGCTGTTGCGCGAATAACAACTGTTCTAAACACTTCATTGTCACAAAAGATTTCAAGGGACAAGCGTTCTTCGGGCAAAATAGAAGTCGCTCGTACCGACCACTCGATAACAGTTAAGCCAGACAGGTAGAAGTATTCGTCAAAACCCATCTCAAGGATCACATCCTCACCATGAAGACGATAAAAATCCATGTGATACATCGGTATTCTCCCTTCATATTCATGTAGAATAGTGAAGGAAGGGCTGGTTACGTAACAGCTCTTGGGCACCTCCAAGCCTCTGGCGATTGCCTGTGAAAGAGTCGTTTTTCCAGCCCCAAGGTCACCATCCAGACAGATAATTTCTCCTGGACAGGCAGTTGTTCCGAGAAGTTTGCCAAGTTTTTCGGTGTCTGAGAGGTTTTTAAGGAGAATTTTGTAGGTTTCCATCTATGGCTTCATTCCCGTTCTTGAACTACAGTCTTTCAAAGCTGAGTAGGGCAGCTTGCCTTCTCTAACAAGAGACATACCCTTTGTGTGCGCGTAACTATCTATTAATTAAATAAAAAATATATTCTAAAAGGGTTGTTAAAAAAAGTAGCCCCGATTCAGGTTTTGCCAACACATCCTGAATCGGGGCAGCAAGTTAGTGGTATCGATAGTTCAGCTCACCTTGCGGACATTTTCAGCCTGCAGTCCTTTGTCGGTTTTGGCAATTGTGAATTCGACCAACTCTCCTTCTTCAAGGCTGCGAAATCCTTCTCCTTGGATTGCACTATAATGAACGAAGATGTCGGACTCTCCATCTGGTCGTTCTAAAAAACCATAGCCTTTGCTGGCATTAAACCATTTCACCTTTCCTTTCACGCAATCAGACATCCAATTCGCCCTCCCGAAAAGTCCAGACTGAGGTCTGCATGTGAAAAATACACCAATTTAAACCAGTATTAATGAGACAGCCTTCTATCAATTGATCCAAACAAGCCCTTTTTAAAATTTTTCTGAGAAAATTGCCCTGTCTTTGAGTTCTTCACTGCATCGAAGAGAGGGGCATATACCATATTGGTTAGCAGGAAAAGTCAGTATGCGTCAAGAAAAATGATTATATTCATTTGTCAATTAAGGGCTCTGCAAACTACCGGCTTCGCTTTTTACTTTTTCACCCACCATGTCATAAGCAATTGAAACGGATCATAATAAAGTGGCAATTGTGGTGGGGTAGAAAATTTATTGTGATAACTTAGGCGATGCTCTGGGAGGTACCAGTTCGGTACAAGATAGTAGCCATACCAAAGAACCCGATCAAGCGCCCGACAAGCTGCTACTAATTCTTCCTTGGTTGTGGCATAAATAATTTTATCGACGAGGCCATCCACTGCAGGAGATTTAATTCCCGCATAATTATGCGACCCCTTCCGGTCAGCCGAAGATGAATGCCAATAATTTCGTTGTTCATTTCCAGGTGATTGAGACTGGCCATAACTTGTTACAATAACATCAAAATCGAAACTCTTTAATCGTTCAGCATATAGGGCCGGGTCAATCGTTCGATATTCAGCACGGATTCCGAGTTTTTCGAGATT encodes the following:
- a CDS encoding YcaO-like family protein, whose amino-acid sequence is MKMKSVQFKDCLKKFTIDQDKAITPEETLKYFYARVASLDINILSEVKRIDNGRLDIPVYFSVCGEDAKALTGTKKQMGKGASPIQAEASACMELAERFSFFSFKSNQGNFLRGDYKAMVKAGYPVLGMEYLLASVHDNHTSLDMLQQLLEDIPMQWAWGTNITRGEDVLIPFSWFFAINEFNGPSAGNTIEEAAMQGICEIVERHVCSLINNRKIVTPRIDTESVKDEIARELLEKFKKHSIELYLNDFSLDTGICTVGALAIDRSTFPGKSEIVYTAGTTPNPEKALIRAITEVAQLAGDFNTDSNYVASGLPKPLAMEEVEYITETPDHITIDMMADLSDNNIREEIQNCITALKKIGLEILMIDVTHADLQIPALYTIVPGAHFRERSMINDVGLFAAKLLVELVTDPDLLEQKLCQMEMLIPDAYYLEFYRGRNFSMIGFPESAIDHFARALALHPEAEDLPYIYSYMGSCLKDLGEYDKAIDILQQGLAEDEERPDIHNALGVCYFKTGQYETAINHFHRAVSLNPSSGIDYANLGVNYHKIGKKDSAIEFLSLALSLDPSLDFARRLLEEISE
- the tsaE gene encoding tRNA (adenosine(37)-N6)-threonylcarbamoyltransferase complex ATPase subunit type 1 TsaE, encoding METYKILLKNLSDTEKLGKLLGTTACPGEIICLDGDLGAGKTTLSQAIARGLEVPKSCYVTSPSFTILHEYEGRIPMYHMDFYRLHGEDVILEMGFDEYFYLSGLTVIEWSVRATSILPEERLSLEIFCDNEVFRTVVIRATAKYKKRILKILEEFEILEQPNL
- a CDS encoding cold shock domain-containing protein, with protein sequence MSDCVKGKVKWFNASKGYGFLERPDGESDIFVHYSAIQGEGFRSLEEGELVEFTIAKTDKGLQAENVRKVS